A window from Symphalangus syndactylus isolate Jambi chromosome 22, NHGRI_mSymSyn1-v2.1_pri, whole genome shotgun sequence encodes these proteins:
- the LOC129472097 gene encoding small ubiquitin-related modifier 2-like: MADEKPKEGVKTENNNLINLKVIGQDGSVVQFKIKSHIPAGCVNETDTPAQLEMEDEDTIDVFQQQTRSVY; this comes from the exons ATGGCTGATGAAAAGCCCAAGGAAGGAGTCAAGACTGAGAATAACAATCTTATTAATTTGAAGGTAATAGGGCAGGATGGTTCTGTGGTgcagtttaaaattaaaagtcatataccggccgggtgtg TCAATGAAACAGACACACCTGCACAGTTGGAAATGGAGGATGAAGATACAATTGATGTGTTTCAGCAACAGACAAGAAGTGTCTACTGA